Proteins encoded by one window of Candidatus Eisenbacteria bacterium:
- the acsA gene encoding acetate--CoA ligase: MQEDRARIHKPARFRVPPNLTDYDAACAAFRWEEARAELEGLPDGGLNIAHEAVFRHVAAGRGDRIALRWLGRGGGRREVTYAELADLTGRFAAVLDDLGVRGGDRVYALLGRVPELFAVALGTLAHGAVFCPLFSAFGPEPIRARLALGGARVLVTTEAIHRRKVEALRSALPELEHVLLAGELGAVTTVPGTRDLATLLRAATPRRAVAPTRPETPALLHFTSGTTGRPKGALHVHEAVVAHHATGRLALDLHPDDVYWCTADPGWVTGTSYGIVAPLALGTTCVVDEAEFDVGRWYDTLARERITVWYTAPTAIRLLMKAGAAEARARDLSALRFLASVGEPLNAEAVIWSHETFGIPFHDNWWQTETGGIMIANFAAMEVRPGSMGRPLPGVTAAIVRREAGGGAAVVHEPDVQGELALAPGWPSMFRGYWHEDERYRKCFAGGWYLTGDLARRDADGYFWFVGRGDDVIKTSGHLIGPFEVESVLMEHPAVAEAGVIGKPDPVAMEIVKAFVTLKPGVDPTDALAREIVAHARKRLGAVVAPKELEFRSTLPRTRSGKIMRRLLRARELGLPEGDTSMLEDPV; encoded by the coding sequence ATGCAGGAGGACCGCGCCCGGATCCACAAGCCAGCACGCTTCCGTGTCCCGCCGAACCTCACCGACTACGACGCGGCGTGTGCGGCGTTTCGTTGGGAGGAGGCGCGAGCGGAGCTCGAAGGCCTGCCCGACGGCGGCCTCAACATCGCGCACGAGGCGGTCTTCCGGCACGTCGCCGCGGGGCGCGGCGACCGGATCGCGCTCCGCTGGCTCGGGCGCGGCGGCGGGCGTCGCGAAGTCACTTACGCGGAGCTCGCCGATCTCACGGGTCGGTTCGCAGCGGTGCTCGACGACCTCGGCGTCCGCGGCGGCGATCGCGTCTATGCGCTGCTCGGCCGCGTGCCCGAGCTGTTCGCGGTGGCGCTCGGCACGCTCGCCCACGGCGCCGTCTTCTGCCCGCTCTTCTCGGCGTTCGGCCCCGAGCCGATCCGTGCCCGGCTCGCGCTCGGCGGCGCGCGCGTGCTGGTCACGACCGAGGCGATCCATCGGCGCAAGGTCGAAGCGCTGCGATCGGCGCTCCCCGAGCTCGAGCACGTCCTGCTGGCCGGTGAGCTCGGCGCCGTGACGACGGTGCCCGGCACGCGCGATCTCGCCACCCTGCTGCGCGCCGCGACGCCCCGTCGCGCCGTCGCCCCTACGCGCCCCGAGACGCCGGCGCTCCTGCACTTCACCAGCGGAACGACCGGCCGGCCGAAGGGTGCGCTGCACGTCCACGAGGCGGTCGTCGCGCATCACGCGACGGGGCGCCTCGCCTTGGATCTGCATCCCGACGACGTCTACTGGTGCACGGCGGACCCCGGCTGGGTCACGGGCACCTCCTACGGGATCGTGGCACCGCTCGCCCTCGGCACCACCTGCGTGGTGGACGAAGCGGAGTTCGACGTCGGCCGCTGGTACGACACGCTCGCCCGCGAGCGCATCACGGTCTGGTACACCGCGCCCACCGCGATCCGACTGCTCATGAAGGCCGGAGCCGCCGAGGCGCGCGCGCGCGATCTCTCGGCGCTGCGCTTCCTCGCGAGCGTCGGCGAGCCGCTCAACGCCGAGGCCGTGATCTGGAGCCACGAGACCTTCGGGATCCCGTTCCACGACAACTGGTGGCAGACCGAGACGGGCGGCATCATGATCGCGAACTTCGCCGCCATGGAGGTGCGCCCCGGCTCGATGGGGCGCCCGCTGCCCGGCGTCACCGCCGCGATCGTGCGCCGCGAGGCCGGCGGCGGCGCCGCCGTCGTGCACGAGCCCGACGTGCAGGGCGAGCTCGCGCTCGCGCCCGGATGGCCGTCGATGTTCCGCGGCTACTGGCACGAGGACGAGCGCTATCGAAAGTGCTTCGCCGGCGGCTGGTACCTCACCGGCGATCTCGCGCGCCGCGACGCCGACGGCTACTTCTGGTTCGTCGGACGCGGCGATGACGTCATCAAGACGTCGGGACACCTCATCGGGCCGTTCGAGGTGGAGAGTGTGCTGATGGAGCATCCGGCGGTCGCCGAAGCGGGCGTGATCGGCAAGCCCGATCCGGTCGCGATGGAGATCGTGAAGGCCTTCGTCACCCTGAAGCCCGGCGTCGATCCGACCGACGCCCTCGCGCGCGAGATCGTCGCTCACGCGCGCAAGCGGCTGGGCGCCGTCGTCGCCCCGAAGGAGCTCGAGTTCCGCTCGACGCTGCCGCGCACGCGCAGCGGCAAGATCATGCGCCGCCTCCTGCGGGCGCGGGAGCTCGGTCTTCCGGAGGGCGACACGTCGATGCTGGAGGACCCGGTGTGA
- a CDS encoding dihydrolipoamide acetyltransferase family protein: MADLVMPILGADMEAGVLVAWRCRPGDRVTRGDVVAEVETEKGLIEIEAYESGVVERHLVAPGTKVPVGTPLATIRGDAAPVSDGAPAALPPPVPAPPPVPAPPPVVLAVGSPAPATRARVSPAARRRAADLGVRIEDVAGSGPDAAITVADVEHAAAGSAPAGGMRRAIAAAMSRSKREIPHFYLATTVDLRAATSWLARTNGSRPVGERLLLGLLFVKAVALALHDAPELNAVWQDGGPVAREAVHVGVAITLRGGGLVAPALLDTDRRSLTELMAGFRDLVSRARAGRLRGSELGSPTITVTSLGDNGVETVFPVIYPPQVAIVGFGTVVQRPWCDGGAVVAAPVVTATLAADHRVTDGHHAAAFLAGVARRLAAPEAL; this comes from the coding sequence ATGGCTGACCTCGTGATGCCGATCCTCGGCGCCGACATGGAAGCCGGCGTGCTCGTCGCGTGGCGCTGCCGGCCCGGCGATCGGGTGACGCGCGGCGACGTCGTGGCCGAGGTCGAAACCGAGAAGGGCTTGATCGAGATCGAGGCGTACGAGAGCGGCGTCGTGGAGCGGCACCTCGTCGCTCCCGGAACCAAGGTGCCCGTCGGGACGCCGCTCGCGACGATTCGCGGCGACGCGGCCCCCGTGTCCGACGGCGCCCCGGCGGCCCTGCCGCCACCCGTCCCCGCACCGCCGCCGGTCCCCGCACCGCCGCCGGTCGTACTTGCGGTGGGCAGCCCGGCGCCCGCGACGCGCGCGCGCGTCTCGCCGGCCGCACGGCGGCGAGCCGCCGACCTCGGCGTGCGCATCGAGGACGTCGCGGGCAGCGGACCCGACGCCGCGATCACCGTCGCCGACGTCGAGCATGCCGCCGCCGGGTCGGCCCCGGCCGGCGGCATGCGGCGGGCGATCGCCGCCGCCATGAGCCGGTCGAAGCGCGAGATTCCCCACTTCTACCTCGCGACCACGGTCGACCTCCGCGCCGCGACCAGCTGGCTGGCGCGAACGAACGGGAGCCGGCCGGTGGGCGAGCGCCTCCTGCTCGGCCTGCTCTTCGTGAAGGCCGTCGCGCTCGCGCTCCACGACGCGCCCGAGCTGAACGCGGTCTGGCAGGACGGGGGGCCGGTCGCGCGCGAGGCGGTGCACGTCGGGGTCGCGATCACGCTTCGCGGTGGTGGCCTCGTCGCCCCGGCGCTCCTCGATACCGACCGCCGATCCCTGACCGAGCTCATGGCCGGCTTCCGGGATCTCGTGAGCCGCGCCCGCGCCGGGCGCCTGCGGGGTTCGGAGCTCGGCAGCCCCACGATCACGGTCACGAGCCTCGGCGACAACGGCGTCGAGACCGTCTTCCCCGTGATCTACCCGCCGCAGGTCGCCATCGTGGGCTTCGGCACGGTCGTGCAGCGCCCGTGGTGCGACGGTGGCGCGGTGGTGGCCGCACCGGTCGTCACCGCGACGCTCGCCGCCGACCATCGCGTGACCGACGGGCATCACGCCGCCGCCTTCCTCGCCGGCGTCGCGCGGCGGCTCGCTGCCCCGGAGGCGCTATGA
- a CDS encoding pyruvate dehydrogenase complex E1 component subunit beta, whose product MTYREAVRSALREILRTDARAFLMGEDVGAYGGSFACSKGLLEEFGPERVRDTPLAESTFLGAGIGAAMGGMRPIVEIMTVNFSLLALDQIVNNAATLRHMSGGQISVPLVVRMATGGGRQLAAQHSHSLEGWYAHVPGIRVAVPATPADARGMLLAAMREPDPVFLFEPAVLYPVEDEVDEAAGPADLRHALVRRAGRDLTLVAFGAALPKALAAADALAREDVSAEVVDVRVLRPLDLPTIAASVARTRRAIVVDEAWRTGGFAAEIAASLAEQVFYDLDAPIGRICGAEVPLPYPKHLEDAALPQAATIAAAARALMGRHG is encoded by the coding sequence ATGACCTATCGCGAGGCCGTTCGCTCGGCGCTGCGCGAGATCCTGCGGACCGACGCGCGCGCATTCCTCATGGGCGAGGACGTGGGCGCGTACGGAGGCTCGTTCGCGTGCAGCAAGGGGCTACTGGAGGAGTTCGGCCCCGAGCGCGTGCGCGACACCCCGCTCGCGGAGTCCACCTTCCTCGGCGCCGGCATCGGAGCCGCCATGGGCGGCATGCGACCGATCGTCGAGATCATGACGGTCAACTTCAGCCTGCTCGCGCTCGACCAGATCGTGAACAACGCCGCCACGCTCCGGCACATGTCGGGCGGCCAGATCTCGGTCCCGCTCGTCGTCCGCATGGCGACGGGGGGCGGCCGCCAGCTCGCCGCGCAGCACTCGCACAGCCTCGAGGGATGGTACGCCCACGTGCCCGGCATCCGCGTCGCCGTGCCGGCGACGCCGGCCGACGCGCGCGGTATGCTGCTCGCCGCCATGCGCGAGCCGGACCCCGTGTTCCTGTTCGAGCCCGCGGTGCTCTACCCCGTCGAGGACGAGGTCGACGAGGCGGCCGGTCCCGCCGATCTGCGCCACGCGCTCGTCCGCCGAGCCGGACGCGACCTCACGCTCGTCGCCTTCGGCGCCGCGCTGCCGAAGGCGCTGGCCGCCGCCGATGCGCTCGCGCGTGAGGACGTCTCGGCCGAGGTCGTCGACGTGCGCGTGCTGCGCCCGCTCGACCTGCCGACGATCGCCGCGTCGGTCGCGCGCACCCGCCGCGCCATCGTGGTCGACGAGGCCTGGCGGACCGGCGGCTTCGCCGCCGAGATCGCGGCCTCGCTCGCCGAGCAGGTCTTCTACGACCTCGACGCGCCGATCGGCCGGATCTGCGGTGCCGAGGTACCGTTGCCCTATCCGAAGCACCTCGAGGATGCGGCACTGCCTCAGGCCGCGACCATCGCCGCCGCCGCGCGCGCGCTCATGGGGCGGCATGGCTGA
- a CDS encoding OsmC family protein, whose translation MTPDDVRRRILAALVRVAPEVDPETVRPEAVLRDEYDLDSMDFLNFVIGLHEGFGIDIPESDYPALATLAGCEGYVRAHTAPPPASRGSRPAHRFEATLQWTPQDGSAMLAHVVSFTGRPDLAMSAPPQFHGDGTRLSPEELFVASLASCQLLTYLALAKRAGVAVARYEDHAVATLAAVDRGMRITEVVLRPRIVVAPGGDAAKARALVDAAHDACFVARSITSAVRIEPEVVVA comes from the coding sequence ATGACGCCCGACGACGTCCGCCGGCGCATCCTCGCCGCGCTCGTGCGCGTCGCCCCCGAGGTCGATCCCGAGACGGTCCGCCCGGAGGCCGTGCTGCGGGACGAGTACGACCTCGACTCGATGGACTTCCTCAACTTCGTGATCGGCCTGCACGAGGGCTTCGGCATCGACATCCCCGAGAGCGACTACCCCGCGCTCGCCACGCTCGCCGGCTGCGAGGGCTACGTTCGCGCCCACACGGCACCGCCGCCGGCCTCGCGTGGGTCGCGCCCGGCGCACCGCTTCGAGGCCACGCTCCAGTGGACGCCGCAGGACGGGAGCGCGATGCTCGCTCACGTCGTCTCCTTCACCGGCCGGCCGGACCTCGCGATGTCGGCGCCGCCGCAGTTTCACGGTGACGGGACGCGTCTCTCGCCCGAAGAGCTCTTCGTCGCCTCGCTCGCGTCGTGCCAGCTCCTCACCTACCTCGCGCTCGCGAAGCGCGCCGGCGTCGCGGTCGCGCGCTACGAGGATCACGCGGTGGCGACGCTCGCCGCGGTCGATCGGGGCATGCGCATCACCGAGGTCGTGCTGCGGCCGCGGATCGTCGTGGCACCCGGCGGCGATGCCGCCAAGGCGCGCGCCCTCGTCGACGCGGCGCACGACGCCTGCTTCGTCGCGAGGTCGATCACGTCGGCCGTCCGCATCGAGCCGGAGGTCGTGGTCGCATGA
- the pdhA gene encoding pyruvate dehydrogenase (acetyl-transferring) E1 component subunit alpha: protein MLRIRRFEEKAAELYTQGKIRGFLHLCIGEEAVSVGTLAALSASDNVVSTYREHGHALARGVPMAALMAELFGKVTGCCRGRGGSMHFFDVGRRFYGGNAIVGGGLPLAVGLALADQMQQRAAITLCLFGDGAVAEGEFHEAMNLAALWRLPVLFLCENNLYAMGTHVARHQAQPDIARKADGYGVPAEAVNGMDLHAVETAVAAHGAAIRNGGGPRLIEARTYRFRAHSMYDPELYRTKAEVEQWKLRDPLPAFAATLRSAGRLDDAGFAALETEVAAEIAAAVAAAEAAAWEPLDGLVRDVYTADAPETTSCA from the coding sequence ATGCTGCGCATCCGACGCTTCGAGGAGAAGGCCGCGGAGCTCTACACGCAGGGCAAGATCCGCGGCTTCCTGCACCTGTGCATCGGCGAGGAGGCCGTCTCGGTCGGCACCCTCGCCGCGCTGTCGGCCAGCGACAACGTGGTGTCGACCTATCGCGAGCACGGCCACGCCCTCGCACGCGGCGTCCCCATGGCCGCGCTGATGGCGGAGCTCTTCGGCAAGGTGACCGGGTGCTGCCGCGGGCGCGGCGGCTCGATGCATTTCTTCGACGTCGGGCGCCGCTTCTACGGCGGGAACGCGATCGTGGGCGGGGGCCTCCCGCTCGCCGTCGGCCTCGCCCTCGCCGACCAGATGCAGCAACGCGCCGCCATCACGCTGTGCCTGTTCGGTGACGGCGCCGTCGCCGAGGGCGAGTTCCACGAAGCGATGAACCTCGCCGCGCTCTGGCGGCTCCCCGTCCTGTTCTTGTGCGAGAACAACCTCTATGCGATGGGCACCCACGTCGCGCGGCACCAGGCGCAGCCCGACATCGCGCGCAAGGCCGACGGCTACGGTGTCCCCGCCGAGGCGGTGAACGGGATGGACCTGCACGCCGTGGAGACGGCGGTCGCGGCGCACGGAGCCGCGATCCGGAACGGCGGTGGACCGCGCTTGATCGAGGCACGAACCTATCGCTTTCGCGCCCACTCGATGTACGACCCCGAGCTCTACCGCACCAAGGCCGAGGTCGAGCAGTGGAAGCTGCGCGACCCCCTCCCGGCGTTCGCGGCGACGTTGCGGAGCGCAGGGCGGCTCGACGACGCCGGTTTCGCGGCGCTCGAGACCGAGGTCGCGGCCGAGATCGCCGCCGCGGTCGCCGCGGCCGAGGCGGCGGCGTGGGAGCCGCTCGACGGCCTGGTGCGCGACGTCTACACCGCCGACGCGCCGGAGACGACGTCGTGCGCATGA